A stretch of Microbulbifer bruguierae DNA encodes these proteins:
- a CDS encoding stage II sporulation protein M, translated as MKQRDFERRFEPLWLQLENWLAGYEKHKLADRRNNATSTKQAAAISDLPSSYRHLCQHLAVAKERQYTSNLIARLNQLVMACHQRLYQQKSVSQNRWLEFLFRGFPRALRQHGRFVWLACGLFLAPALVMGLGCYWNDALIYAVMSPEQVLQIESMYDPANRVLGRERGSDSDLLMFGFYIKNNIGIAFRTFASGILFGLGSIFFLVFNGVFLGAVFGHITRVGFVTTFYPFVIGHGAFELTAIVFAGAAGLMLGHSLVNPGNRSRRQSLREAGRESMKIMYGTFLMLVIAAFLEAFWSSTTQVDIAIKFIVGAALWALVIGYCLLAGRAPAQMAVSDSTGGRP; from the coding sequence ATGAAGCAACGGGACTTCGAACGACGCTTTGAGCCCCTGTGGCTGCAGCTGGAAAACTGGCTCGCAGGCTATGAAAAGCACAAGCTCGCTGACCGTCGGAATAACGCCACCTCGACAAAACAGGCTGCAGCGATTAGCGACCTCCCCTCCAGCTATCGACATTTATGCCAGCATCTGGCCGTGGCAAAAGAACGGCAGTACACCAGCAACCTGATCGCCCGTCTGAACCAACTGGTGATGGCCTGTCACCAGCGCCTGTATCAGCAGAAGTCGGTTTCGCAAAACCGCTGGCTGGAATTTCTGTTTCGCGGTTTTCCCCGCGCGCTGCGTCAGCACGGGCGGTTTGTGTGGCTGGCCTGCGGTCTGTTTCTCGCCCCCGCCCTGGTGATGGGCCTCGGTTGCTACTGGAACGATGCGCTGATTTACGCGGTAATGTCGCCAGAGCAGGTACTACAGATCGAATCCATGTACGACCCCGCCAACCGGGTACTGGGGCGCGAGCGCGGCTCCGATTCCGATCTGCTGATGTTCGGTTTCTATATCAAGAACAATATCGGCATCGCCTTCCGCACCTTTGCCTCCGGTATTCTGTTCGGCCTGGGTTCGATTTTTTTCCTGGTGTTTAACGGGGTGTTTCTGGGGGCCGTGTTCGGCCATATCACCCGGGTGGGATTCGTCACCACCTTCTATCCGTTCGTGATCGGTCACGGTGCCTTCGAACTGACCGCTATCGTGTTTGCCGGTGCCGCCGGACTGATGCTGGGGCACTCGCTGGTGAACCCCGGCAACCGCAGCCGCCGACAGTCCCTGCGCGAGGCCGGCCGCGAATCCATGAAAATCATGTACGGCACTTTTCTGATGCTGGTGATTGCGGCGTTTCTGGAGGCCTTCTGGTCTTCCACCACCCAGGTGGATATTGCGATCAAATTCATCGTGGGCGCGGCACTCTGGGCTCTGGTGATCGGTTATTGCCTGCTCGCCGGCCGCGCGCCGGCGCAGATGGCAGTTTCCGACAGTACGGGAGGGCGGCCGTGA
- a CDS encoding RDD family protein, with protein sequence MSEATTANAPYSPGDNRGLDTLYEIETPEGIDLVMQAAGPVPRMLAFAVDFFYRTLILIALAIALAFAGKAGIGFWLLGSFLLEWFYPVFFEVLRDGQTPGKRAFSLAVVNDNLTPVSWGASIMRNLLRFADFLPFAYCTGILAMSCSRHFQRLGDFAAGTIVIYRQPATTAAQLPQAAPVPPPRGLQLADQQAIVSLTERSAELSQARQQELAELLQPITGKTGEAALRQLHGIGRWLLGARDAESETASLQRTQRRNAPGQEVPRR encoded by the coding sequence ATGTCTGAAGCCACTACTGCCAATGCTCCTTACTCCCCCGGTGACAACCGCGGGCTGGACACCCTGTACGAAATCGAAACACCGGAAGGAATCGACCTGGTAATGCAGGCCGCCGGACCGGTACCGCGGATGCTGGCCTTCGCGGTGGATTTTTTTTACCGCACCCTGATCCTGATAGCACTGGCAATCGCGCTGGCGTTTGCCGGCAAAGCGGGTATCGGCTTCTGGCTGCTGGGGTCATTTCTGCTGGAGTGGTTTTACCCGGTGTTTTTCGAAGTGCTGCGCGATGGGCAGACACCGGGCAAGCGCGCTTTTTCCCTGGCCGTGGTCAACGACAACCTCACCCCGGTTTCCTGGGGAGCCTCCATCATGCGCAACCTGCTGCGCTTTGCGGATTTTCTGCCGTTCGCTTACTGCACCGGCATCCTTGCCATGTCCTGCAGTCGCCATTTCCAGCGGCTTGGGGACTTTGCCGCAGGCACTATCGTGATTTACCGGCAACCGGCGACCACCGCCGCGCAACTGCCCCAGGCAGCGCCGGTGCCCCCGCCCCGCGGCCTGCAGCTCGCGGACCAGCAGGCGATTGTCAGCCTTACCGAGCGCAGCGCGGAACTGAGCCAGGCGCGCCAACAGGAACTGGCTGAACTGTTGCAGCCGATTACCGGCAAAACCGGCGAGGCCGCGCTGCGCCAGTTGCACGGCATCGGCCGCTGGCTGCTCGGCGCCCGCGACGCGGAGTCCGAGACAGCTTCTCTGCAAAGGACTCAGCGGCGAAACGCACCTGGGCAAGAGGTACCACGGCGATGA
- a CDS encoding DUF2189 domain-containing protein: MSDIYSAPQADLSGDESSSANMGSIPKALAGDYQVAIGNTLSEAWARTKGKKGTVWLGVLLYTIAYLAISFVIALITGQSITDPDANQGLTAVLANILTVAVTAPLTAGMMMIGIKIARDEEVSGTEVFAHFDKILPLAVGVVLMYVLISVGVLLLVLPGIYLMIGYVLMMPLIVDKNLGPWQALETSRKAVTKHWFPIFGFMIVLMLLYVAGFLALLIGLIWAIPALSIAYGVLYRNMFGGHEINPEL; this comes from the coding sequence ATGAGTGATATCTACTCCGCCCCCCAGGCGGACCTGTCCGGCGATGAAAGCAGTAGCGCGAATATGGGCTCCATTCCCAAGGCACTGGCCGGGGATTATCAGGTTGCCATCGGCAATACCCTGAGCGAAGCCTGGGCTCGCACCAAAGGCAAAAAAGGCACGGTATGGCTGGGCGTGCTGCTGTACACCATTGCCTACCTCGCTATCAGTTTTGTCATCGCGCTGATCACCGGTCAATCGATTACCGACCCCGACGCCAATCAGGGGCTAACCGCTGTCCTGGCCAATATCCTCACCGTAGCCGTCACCGCACCGCTGACCGCAGGCATGATGATGATCGGGATAAAAATCGCCCGTGACGAGGAGGTTTCCGGTACCGAGGTGTTTGCGCATTTCGACAAGATTCTGCCGCTGGCTGTGGGCGTAGTACTGATGTATGTGCTGATCTCCGTCGGCGTCCTGCTGCTGGTACTGCCCGGCATCTACCTGATGATCGGCTATGTCCTGATGATGCCGCTGATCGTCGACAAAAACCTCGGCCCCTGGCAGGCCCTGGAAACCTCGCGCAAAGCGGTCACCAAGCACTGGTTCCCGATTTTCGGCTTTATGATCGTGCTGATGCTGCTGTATGTTGCCGGCTTCCTGGCGCTGCTGATCGGCCTGATCTGGGCAATCCCTGCCCTCAGCATTGCCTACGGTGTGCTGTACCGCAATATGTTCGGTGGCCACGAAATCAATCCGGAACTCTGA
- a CDS encoding DUF2939 domain-containing protein, which produces MVKWLLRGLVLQVLAGLVYAALPWYSARQLVDAAQHDDVTRLERYIDFPQLRGNIRRHLQDELRSSMSDNFPAEFGDLFAAGSDLLLGPLVDHLISPEGIADLIQGRQDWREFERELERVFSGSRQQSAPRSPSLPPERAAREGEVSRAAHDHHWKLQRWYFSGFNTVHVVCGSDDDTRVALILQRQGLRWRLVDMARVNSQSMH; this is translated from the coding sequence ATGGTGAAATGGTTGCTGCGCGGCCTGGTGCTGCAGGTACTCGCGGGGCTGGTTTACGCCGCGCTGCCCTGGTATTCCGCCCGGCAACTGGTCGATGCTGCACAGCACGACGATGTGACCCGGCTGGAGCGTTATATCGACTTTCCACAGTTGCGCGGGAATATTCGCCGGCATTTACAGGACGAACTGCGCAGTTCCATGAGTGACAACTTTCCGGCGGAGTTTGGCGATCTGTTCGCGGCGGGCTCGGACTTGCTGCTGGGGCCTCTGGTGGACCACCTCATCAGCCCCGAGGGTATTGCCGACCTGATTCAGGGGCGCCAGGACTGGCGCGAGTTCGAGCGGGAACTGGAGCGTGTATTCAGCGGTTCTCGTCAGCAATCTGCGCCGCGCTCGCCATCACTGCCGCCCGAGCGTGCAGCGCGCGAAGGCGAGGTATCGCGCGCTGCCCACGATCACCACTGGAAGTTGCAGCGCTGGTATTTCAGTGGTTTCAATACCGTGCATGTCGTCTGTGGCAGCGACGACGATACCCGTGTAGCTCTGATTCTACAGCGGCAGGGACTGCGCTGGCGATTAGTGGATATGGCGCGGGTCAACAGCCAATCAATGCATTAA
- a CDS encoding DUF2237 family protein: MAITLQMDESQNVFGDPLIPCSSDPLTGFFRDGCCNTSDQDPGSHTVCVEVTEDFLVFSRERGNDLSTPMEAFGFPGLNPGDRWCLCAARWLEAQQADMAPRVFLQRTHIRALEIVPLEIMRRYAVDLN; the protein is encoded by the coding sequence ATGGCCATCACTTTGCAAATGGACGAGTCACAGAATGTGTTTGGTGACCCACTGATTCCCTGTAGCAGCGATCCGCTCACCGGTTTTTTCCGCGACGGTTGCTGTAATACCAGCGACCAGGACCCGGGTTCCCATACGGTATGTGTGGAGGTGACAGAAGATTTCCTGGTATTTTCCCGCGAGCGCGGCAACGATCTCAGCACCCCGATGGAAGCATTCGGATTTCCCGGCCTGAATCCCGGTGATCGCTGGTGCCTGTGTGCGGCCCGCTGGCTGGAGGCGCAACAGGCCGATATGGCGCCGCGGGTTTTTCTGCAGCGCACGCATATCCGGGCACTCGAGATAGTACCGCTGGAAATCATGCGCAGGTATGCAGTGGATCTGAACTGA
- a CDS encoding LuxR C-terminal-related transcriptional regulator, whose amino-acid sequence METGNLQPHLQRDFGSRHNAPVLLSGQNTSGIHQLVEQFTANFFSSGAGYYYLLDYARIQHPLLTSPTIEPILGLDPETVTIQSIIDRIHPDDVDFVARAEETALATLNTLVAREQLSQFKISYCARLRTSDGSYRLFNHQALIIATDEQAGVAKILGIHTDIEHLTKKNNYKLSLLNIAGGESYLNIDVFDGNLQRISAPSVFSEREMEVVRLLTDGKTSVAIAELLDISPNTVKNHRKNILKKANCKTTGQLVSKVFSEGLA is encoded by the coding sequence ATGGAGACAGGGAATCTGCAGCCGCACCTACAGCGGGACTTTGGCTCCCGGCACAACGCTCCGGTGTTACTTTCCGGGCAGAACACGTCCGGGATACACCAGCTGGTCGAGCAGTTTACCGCCAACTTTTTCAGCAGTGGCGCTGGTTACTATTACCTGCTGGACTACGCCAGGATCCAACACCCCCTACTGACAAGCCCGACGATCGAGCCCATTCTCGGCCTGGACCCTGAAACCGTAACCATTCAATCCATCATCGACCGCATCCATCCAGACGATGTGGATTTCGTTGCCCGCGCTGAAGAAACTGCACTGGCTACGCTCAATACCCTGGTTGCCCGGGAACAGCTGTCGCAATTCAAGATTTCCTATTGCGCGCGCCTGCGTACCAGCGATGGCAGCTATCGGCTGTTCAATCACCAGGCGCTTATCATCGCCACGGACGAACAGGCGGGCGTTGCGAAAATTCTGGGTATCCATACGGACATCGAGCACCTGACCAAAAAAAACAATTACAAACTGTCATTGCTGAATATCGCCGGCGGCGAGAGTTATCTGAATATCGATGTATTCGATGGGAATCTACAGCGAATTTCCGCCCCATCCGTATTCAGTGAGCGGGAAATGGAGGTGGTGCGCCTGTTGACCGACGGGAAAACCAGCGTGGCGATTGCCGAACTTTTGGATATTTCTCCCAACACGGTGAAAAACCACCGTAAAAATATCCTGAAAAAAGCCAACTGCAAGACCACCGGCCAGCTGGTTTCAAAAGTGTTCAGTGAGGGGCTCGCCTGA
- a CDS encoding LuxR C-terminal-related transcriptional regulator has product MTEDSGSDKPQTELLTGVWEKRPELFTRRKTELTQFKLDELVSRVFSDGPHYHYVFDLFDLSLLYVSPEVENIHGLDAESVTFQDILQQIHPEDMDFVSRAEATAIRIFQQRIGIGKITDYKISYCFRFRVKDGSYHLFNHQAIVLSTDATGAIAKALNVHTDISHLAAENNYQLSLIGMNGEPSYLNIEVDGQLEAAQPSHPLFSKREVSVIRLVSQGLTSAEIAERLKLSEFTIKNHRKRILKKADCQNMNQLLGSCIVDGLI; this is encoded by the coding sequence TATTGACCGGTGTGTGGGAAAAGCGCCCTGAGCTATTTACCAGGCGCAAGACAGAGCTGACACAGTTCAAGCTCGACGAACTGGTAAGCCGGGTGTTCAGTGACGGCCCCCACTACCATTACGTATTCGATCTGTTCGATCTGAGCCTGTTGTATGTGAGTCCCGAGGTAGAAAACATCCACGGACTGGATGCCGAGAGTGTGACTTTCCAGGATATTCTCCAGCAGATACACCCGGAAGATATGGATTTTGTAAGCCGTGCCGAAGCCACGGCCATTCGAATTTTCCAGCAACGTATCGGCATCGGCAAAATCACGGATTACAAGATTTCCTACTGTTTCCGCTTCCGCGTGAAAGATGGCAGCTACCACCTGTTCAACCACCAGGCGATCGTGCTTTCCACCGACGCGACCGGCGCTATCGCCAAGGCGCTGAATGTGCATACGGATATCTCACACCTGGCGGCGGAAAATAATTACCAGCTGTCACTGATCGGAATGAACGGTGAGCCTTCCTATCTGAATATCGAGGTGGACGGCCAGCTGGAAGCTGCGCAACCGTCGCACCCTCTGTTCAGCAAGCGCGAAGTCTCGGTTATCCGGCTGGTATCCCAGGGCCTCACCAGTGCGGAAATTGCTGAGAGGTTGAAACTGTCGGAATTCACCATCAAGAATCACCGCAAGCGCATTCTCAAAAAGGCCGACTGCCAGAATATGAACCAGCTGCTGGGCAGCTGTATTGTCGACGGTCTGATCTGA